A genomic segment from Maniola hyperantus chromosome 4, iAphHyp1.2, whole genome shotgun sequence encodes:
- the LOC138402276 gene encoding uncharacterized protein, with the protein MTYISLHESVPTTIEAKRQLYQKLTLQCYLRGLKDPLDSRIRCMRPVSMEKALEFVQEELNTLYIQQRNEGGFSQKNFGHKFSVSNYTSPSRSQGFAMPGPSWQQPIYFRPPQSQQPMHFRPGWKPNPQMHPRGPSRTQLMFRAPPPNYNPKSNVFKLPNRHQSSNNSNFPRPMSGVSHFTPRHLPPSGHDWRKFGNPPPTNYMKSRDVNFNEYDYDYDYDYDYNYDYDYDNYEQFTDECYDFYEESSSKVEPSTIMKEDYNSNALSCIEVHVQELSSIDLNLSDGAPSIDDSGTLSAPEAEDGSRTATAHTDDESPILEIPITEDPLNKFTRQIVFNVVGDIKTKPVTTKPFENHKRTTVQLSESNLEEDVINAVKEFIQPKIKAGLLINPPLAMYKIIPIIQKTFKNSSMTFNLAKTEVENVREYLRQQQIIDKYHDGKTNHRGINECFLALSRKFYWPKMREHISKFINDCAVCGQAKYDRNPIRQQFQVVPPPSKPFELVHSDLLSVASCKFLTIVDSFSKYAQAYFLGDSTAVSVVQALLKFSTHHGNPLTAVDPT; encoded by the exons ATGACCTACATTTCCCTACATGAATCCGTACCTACCACAATAGAGGCTAAACGGCAACTTTACCAAAAGTTAACCCTGCAGTGTTATTTACGTGGTCTAAAAGACCCGCTAGACTCAAGGATACGGTGCATGCGGCCAGTGTCAATGGAAAAAGCCCTTGAATTTGTACAAGAGGAACTTAACACCCTATATATACAACAGCGAAATGAAGGCGGGTTTTCTCAGAAAAATTTTGGACATAAATTTTCCGTATCAAATTACACTAGTCCTTCAAGGTCACAAGGTTTCGCTATGCCTGGGCCATCTTGGCAGCAGCCTATATATTTTAGACCACCTCAGAGTCAGCAACCTATGCATTTTAGACCTGGTTGGAAACCTAACCCTCAAATGCATCCGCGTGGTCCTAGTCGTACCCAATTAATGTTTCGCGCTCCTCCACCGAATTATAAcccgaagagcaacgttttcaaATTACCAAATCGACACCAATCGTCTAACAATTCTAATTTCCCACGTCCCATGAGCGGTGTGAGTCACTTCACCCCTAGACATTTACCACCATCGGGACATGATTGGCGTAAATTTGGTAATCCACCACCAACTAACTATATGAAATCACGCGACGTCAATTTTAATGAA tatgactatgattaTGACTATGATTATGACTATAACTACGATTATGACTATGACAATTACGAACAATTTACGGATGAATGCTATGATTTCTATGAGGAAAGCTCCTCGAAAGTTGAACCGAGTACTATAATGAAAGAAGATTATAACTCGAATGCATTATCGTGCATTGAAGTTCATGTGCAAGAGCTAAGTTCGATTGATTTAAATCTATCGGACGGAGCTCCCTCCATAGATGATTCTGGGACTCTCTCAGCTCCGGAGGCTGAAGATGGTTCTAGAACAGCAACTGCTCATACTGATGACGAAAGCCCCATCTTGGAAATCCCAATTACAGAAGATCCATTGAATAAATTTACTAGGCAAATCGTTTTTAACGTTGTAGGTGATATTAAAACCAAACCAGTCACTACAAAACCTTTTGAAAACCATAAGCGTACGACTGTTCAATTATCTGAATCTAATTTAGAAGAAGATGTCATCAATGCTgttaaagaatttattcaaCCTAAAATTAAAGCCGGTTTATTAATCAATCCACCATTGgctatgtataaaataattccAATAATACAGAAAACCTTTAAAAATTCGTCAATGACATTCAATTTAGCTAAAACAGAAGTAGAAAATGTTCGAGAATATTTAAGGCAGCAACaaattatagataagtaccATGATGGCAAGACAAACCACCGCGGTATCAATGAATGCTTTCTTGCTTTATCTCGAAAATTTTACTGGCCTAAAATGCGAGagcatatttcaaaatttatcaaCGACTGTGCAGTATGCGGACAGGCTAAGTATGACCGTAATCCAATCCGACAGCAATTTCAAGTAGTTCCACCACCCAGTAAACCTTTTGAGCTTGTGCACTCAGACCTCTTAAGTGTAGCAAGCTGTAAGTTTCTGACAATAGTCGACTCTTTCTCCAAATATGCTCAAGCATATTTCTTAGGAGACAGCACGGCAGTCAGTGTAGTTCAAGCATTACTTAAATTTAGTACGCATCATGGAAATCCTTTGACTGCAGTAGATCCAACATGA
- the LOC117981909 gene encoding putative leucine-rich repeat-containing protein DDB_G0290503 isoform X2 has translation MVIYDSHKTTLSSLTIDHNVEIKVNGNISISYYDDLRKFWSVNPSPPNLKEILEMLRSSKVNLEFMPTAENTENKTLIQSLDKDNSSLNKINEDEKESDTDGSFNKKTKYSILKRMASMGQSVLPPPHAVAVAQTSDSSDTNEPQNQQKHRHKLKIANKKSSLEKKSLDTEKNCELNARKMFPKSETSRDTYGDFPNIEDYQQIVPVLTTNMVETPNDFGGEASSLRIFISEQKVSNSELRINMNRMTDKLNMLLDRVKDLDIVDKSKSINNSNVSHFQNEIIQKLLSEYEKKINKYEEFIKLKGFDCDSFELTSQLRRGSTSESLKSTDKEDSKLQQLCNEKDKEIIRLKEELQLLSNKEAQFQTYERNLLKEINDLKSSLSVTKYYNHTTINENKKLDETNSQTTDITNKLKQIMNDTFQAISVNFDDEQTYSGSKIKSIVGLIVKKTTIDSLKELQCKVHSGDKETTRFT, from the coding sequence ATGGTGATATATGATTCACATAAAACCACACTGTCCAGCTTGACAATTGACCATAATGTTGAGATAAAGGTAAATGGAAACATCAGTATATCTTACTATGACGATCTACGAAAATTCTGGAGTGTCAATCCCTCTCCACCTAACCTTAAGGAAATTTTAGAAATGCTGAGAAGTTCAAAGGTAAATCTGGAATTTATGCCAACTGCTGAGAACACAGAAAATAAAACTCTAATACAGAGTCTTGACAAAGACAACagttcattaaataaaataaatgaagacGAAAAAGAAAGTGATACAGATGGCTCATttaacaaaaaaactaaatattcaATATTAAAAAGGATGGCTAGTATGGGACAGTCGGTTTTGCCACCACCTCATGCAGTAGCAGTAGCTCAGACAAGTGACTCATCAGACACAAACGAACCTCAAAATCAGCAAAAGCACAGACATAAACTAAagattgcaaataaaaaaagttcattagaaaaaaaatccttagaTACAGAAAAAAATTGTGAACTAAATGCAAGAAAAATGTTTCCAAAATCAGAAACATCACGAGACACATATGGGGATTTTCCTAACATTGAAGACTATCAACAAATTGTGCCCGTACTGACTACTAATATGGTTGAAACTCCAAATGATTTTGGTGGTGAAGCAAGTAGTTTGAGAATATTTATTTCTGAGCAAAAAGTTAGTAATAGTGAATTAAGAATTAACATGAATAGAATGACAGATAAGCTAAATATGTTACTAGATAGAGTTAAAGATTTAGACATAGTTGATAAAAGCAAGTCAATAAATAACAGCAATGTATCACATTTTCAAAATGAAATCATACAAAAACTACTAAGTGAATATGAAAAGAAAATCAATAAATATGAagaatttattaaacttaaagGATTTGATTGTGACTCATTTGAACTAACATCACAGTTGAGGAGAGGTAGTACATCTGAAAGTTTAAAAAGTACTGATAAAGAAGACAGTAAATTGCAACAGCTTTGTAATGAAAAAGATAAAGAAATTATTCGACTCAAAGAAGAATTGCAACTGTTATCTAACAAAGAAGCCCAGTTCCAAACTTATGAAAGAAATTTGCTAAAAGAAATCAATGACTTGAAGAGTAGTTTAAgtgtaacaaaatattataatcatacAACAATTAATGAGAACAAGAAGTTGGATGAAACAAATAGTCAAACAACtgatattacaaataaacttaaacAAATTATGAATGATACattccaagctatctctgtcaaCTTTGATGATGAACAAACATACTCTGGTTCCAAAATTAAAAGCATAGTTGGATTAATTGTGAAAAAAACAACTATAGATTCACTTAAAGAATTACAATGCAAGGTGCATTCTGGTGACAAAGAAACCACTagatttacttaa
- the LOC117981909 gene encoding putative leucine-rich repeat-containing protein DDB_G0290503 isoform X1, whose amino-acid sequence MLQAEDVDVDYFTPSTSTSLSKIFGSSSKEDTLDKSSLKYDAPLPPQVFTNPEEPKQTQYLFAGTVYAYEWVKNSYEFRGKLGFAIFKIASFDIHKMVIYDSHKTTLSSLTIDHNVEIKVNGNISISYYDDLRKFWSVNPSPPNLKEILEMLRSSKVNLEFMPTAENTENKTLIQSLDKDNSSLNKINEDEKESDTDGSFNKKTKYSILKRMASMGQSVLPPPHAVAVAQTSDSSDTNEPQNQQKHRHKLKIANKKSSLEKKSLDTEKNCELNARKMFPKSETSRDTYGDFPNIEDYQQIVPVLTTNMVETPNDFGGEASSLRIFISEQKVSNSELRINMNRMTDKLNMLLDRVKDLDIVDKSKSINNSNVSHFQNEIIQKLLSEYEKKINKYEEFIKLKGFDCDSFELTSQLRRGSTSESLKSTDKEDSKLQQLCNEKDKEIIRLKEELQLLSNKEAQFQTYERNLLKEINDLKSSLSVTKYYNHTTINENKKLDETNSQTTDITNKLKQIMNDTFQAISVNFDDEQTYSGSKIKSIVGLIVKKTTIDSLKELQCKVHSGDKETTRFT is encoded by the exons ATGCTCCAGGCAGAAGATGTTGACGTTGATTATTTTACTCCATCAACAAG TACCTCGCTTTCAAAGATATTTGGCAGCAGTTCCAAAGAAGATACATTAGATAAAAGCTCATTAAAATATGATGCACCGCTACCGCCACAAGTTTTTACAAATCCTGAAGAACCAAAGCAAACACAATATCTATTTGCAGGCACTGTATATGCATATGAATG GGTTAAAAACTCATATGAGTTTAGAGGTAAATTGGGCTTTGCAATATTCAAAATTGCAAGCTTTGATATTCATAAAATGGTGATATATGATTCACATAAAACCACACTGTCCAGCTTGACAATTGACCATAATGTTGAGATAAAGGTAAATGGAAACATCAGTATATCTTACTATGACGATCTACGAAAATTCTGGAGTGTCAATCCCTCTCCACCTAACCTTAAGGAAATTTTAGAAATGCTGAGAAGTTCAAAGGTAAATCTGGAATTTATGCCAACTGCTGAGAACACAGAAAATAAAACTCTAATACAGAGTCTTGACAAAGACAACagttcattaaataaaataaatgaagacGAAAAAGAAAGTGATACAGATGGCTCATttaacaaaaaaactaaatattcaATATTAAAAAGGATGGCTAGTATGGGACAGTCGGTTTTGCCACCACCTCATGCAGTAGCAGTAGCTCAGACAAGTGACTCATCAGACACAAACGAACCTCAAAATCAGCAAAAGCACAGACATAAACTAAagattgcaaataaaaaaagttcattagaaaaaaaatccttagaTACAGAAAAAAATTGTGAACTAAATGCAAGAAAAATGTTTCCAAAATCAGAAACATCACGAGACACATATGGGGATTTTCCTAACATTGAAGACTATCAACAAATTGTGCCCGTACTGACTACTAATATGGTTGAAACTCCAAATGATTTTGGTGGTGAAGCAAGTAGTTTGAGAATATTTATTTCTGAGCAAAAAGTTAGTAATAGTGAATTAAGAATTAACATGAATAGAATGACAGATAAGCTAAATATGTTACTAGATAGAGTTAAAGATTTAGACATAGTTGATAAAAGCAAGTCAATAAATAACAGCAATGTATCACATTTTCAAAATGAAATCATACAAAAACTACTAAGTGAATATGAAAAGAAAATCAATAAATATGAagaatttattaaacttaaagGATTTGATTGTGACTCATTTGAACTAACATCACAGTTGAGGAGAGGTAGTACATCTGAAAGTTTAAAAAGTACTGATAAAGAAGACAGTAAATTGCAACAGCTTTGTAATGAAAAAGATAAAGAAATTATTCGACTCAAAGAAGAATTGCAACTGTTATCTAACAAAGAAGCCCAGTTCCAAACTTATGAAAGAAATTTGCTAAAAGAAATCAATGACTTGAAGAGTAGTTTAAgtgtaacaaaatattataatcatacAACAATTAATGAGAACAAGAAGTTGGATGAAACAAATAGTCAAACAACtgatattacaaataaacttaaacAAATTATGAATGATACattccaagctatctctgtcaaCTTTGATGATGAACAAACATACTCTGGTTCCAAAATTAAAAGCATAGTTGGATTAATTGTGAAAAAAACAACTATAGATTCACTTAAAGAATTACAATGCAAGGTGCATTCTGGTGACAAAGAAACCACTagatttacttaa